A stretch of Mucilaginibacter terrae DNA encodes these proteins:
- a CDS encoding heparan-alpha-glucosaminide N-acetyltransferase domain-containing protein gives MNNQYIRVRSIDAFRAVTMFLMIFVNDLEGVPNVPEWLNHAGDNVDALGLADVIFPAFLFIVGLSIPFAFQNREQSGRHVPFRIITRSLALMLIGFFHANMETYDDFHTLLPKPVWESLVTFSFFFIFLDYRDMPKIRRYILQGIGIAILIAMSVLYRSNDPNHGVWLHFSWWGILGLIGWSYLFCALIYHYSKGVLWIQVAAWIVFLFINIDFHFGWLSFIMQWKSYIWLAGNGAMQAFTMAGVVVSVMYMRLMKSNELKLLWPGIILLAIILGNLGFIVRYIGGISKARDTPSWLLMCTSISLLTYLVFLFLVDVKQKFHWFNFIKPAGTNTFTCYIIPFIFYPIYGMTDYGYPEYLSEGMGGLIKCLVFSFLMIWVAGLLSKINIRLKI, from the coding sequence ATGAATAACCAATATATCCGGGTGCGGTCTATCGACGCTTTCCGTGCGGTTACCATGTTCCTGATGATTTTTGTAAATGATCTGGAAGGTGTGCCGAACGTGCCCGAGTGGCTTAATCACGCCGGCGACAATGTTGACGCGCTGGGTTTGGCCGATGTTATATTTCCTGCATTCTTATTCATTGTAGGGCTTTCTATCCCTTTTGCCTTTCAAAATAGGGAGCAAAGCGGCAGGCATGTGCCTTTTCGCATTATTACCCGCTCATTAGCCTTAATGCTTATTGGCTTTTTTCATGCCAATATGGAAACTTACGACGATTTTCATACCCTGCTGCCCAAGCCCGTGTGGGAAAGCCTGGTAACATTTAGCTTCTTCTTTATATTTTTGGATTACAGGGATATGCCCAAAATACGACGATACATTTTACAAGGTATTGGTATTGCTATATTGATTGCCATGTCAGTGTTATATCGTAGTAACGATCCTAATCACGGCGTGTGGCTGCACTTTAGCTGGTGGGGTATTTTAGGTCTCATTGGCTGGTCGTACCTGTTTTGCGCGCTCATATATCATTACTCAAAGGGCGTGTTATGGATTCAGGTTGCCGCTTGGATCGTGTTTCTTTTTATTAACATCGATTTTCATTTTGGCTGGCTCAGCTTTATTATGCAATGGAAAAGCTATATATGGCTGGCGGGTAACGGCGCTATGCAGGCATTTACAATGGCCGGTGTTGTGGTATCGGTAATGTATATGCGCCTCATGAAAAGCAACGAACTTAAACTGCTTTGGCCGGGCATTATATTGCTGGCTATTATATTGGGTAATTTAGGTTTTATAGTGCGCTACATAGGCGGTATATCCAAAGCGCGCGACACTCCTTCATGGTTGCTCATGTGTACCTCCATCAGTTTGCTTACTTATCTGGTGTTTTTGTTTTTAGTTGATGTGAAGCAAAAGTTTCATTGGTTTAACTTTATTAAACCTGCCGGTACCAACACATTCACCTGTTATATTATCCCGTTCATATTTTACCCTATTTACGGCATGACTGATTACGGCTACCCCGAATACCTGAGCGAAGGTATGGGTGGACTAATCAAATGTTTGGTGTTTTCGTTCCTGATGATATGGGTGGCAGGGCTGTTGAGTAAGATAAATATCAGGCTGAAGATATAG
- the pdxA gene encoding 4-hydroxythreonine-4-phosphate dehydrogenase PdxA — MSEKLKIGISVGDVNGIGLEIIIKTLADTRIFDYCTPIVYGHTKVASFHRRTVQVHDLNFNVIDSAANAHHKKANLINCWEEDVKIELGSVTEAGGKYAFKSLQRATDDLLAGNIDALVTAPINKDNIQNEEFTFPGHTEYLQERDGAGEVLMFLVSETLRVGVVTGHIPVSQVAQSITTEKILAKLKLMNSSLKQDFWVRKPRIAVLGLNPHAGDNGLIGQEEKEIIIPALEEARANDILAFGPYPADGFFANGAYMQFDAVLAMYHDQGLIPFKQIAFESGVNFTAGLSFVRTSPDHGTAYDIAGKNKASEVSFREALFEAIHIVRRRRENEVLNENPLQFSKLSRDRD, encoded by the coding sequence ATGAGCGAGAAGTTAAAAATAGGTATCAGTGTAGGCGATGTTAATGGTATTGGTTTAGAGATCATCATTAAAACTCTGGCCGATACCCGCATATTTGATTATTGTACCCCCATAGTTTACGGGCATACCAAGGTGGCTTCGTTTCACCGCCGCACAGTGCAGGTACACGACCTTAATTTTAACGTAATTGACAGCGCTGCCAATGCTCATCACAAAAAAGCCAACCTGATTAACTGTTGGGAAGAAGATGTGAAAATTGAACTGGGCAGCGTTACCGAAGCGGGTGGCAAATATGCCTTTAAATCACTGCAACGCGCAACCGACGATTTACTGGCCGGTAATATTGATGCCTTGGTAACTGCACCGATTAATAAAGATAATATACAAAACGAAGAGTTTACCTTCCCGGGCCATACCGAGTACTTGCAGGAGCGCGATGGGGCAGGCGAGGTGCTTATGTTTTTAGTGAGCGAAACCCTGCGTGTAGGCGTGGTAACCGGCCATATACCGGTATCGCAGGTTGCACAAAGCATTACAACCGAAAAAATACTGGCCAAGCTTAAACTAATGAATTCGAGCCTGAAGCAGGACTTTTGGGTGCGTAAACCACGTATAGCTGTTTTAGGGCTAAACCCGCATGCGGGTGATAACGGGCTGATAGGACAGGAAGAAAAGGAAATTATAATACCTGCATTAGAAGAAGCCCGTGCCAACGACATACTGGCATTTGGCCCTTACCCGGCCGATGGCTTTTTTGCCAACGGAGCTTACATGCAGTTTGATGCCGTGCTGGCCATGTACCACGATCAGGGCCTGATTCCGTTTAAACAAATCGCATTTGAATCGGGGGTGAACTTTACTGCCGGGCTAAGCTTTGTGCGCACCTCGCCCGACCATGGTACCGCTTATGACATTGCCGGTAAAAACAAGGCTTCGGAGGTATCGTTCCGTGAGGCATTGTTTGAGGCTATACATATTGTTCGCCGTCGCCGCGAAAATGAAGTACTTAATGAAAATCCGTTGCAGTTTAGCAAGCTGAGCCGCGACCGCGATTAA
- the rsmA gene encoding 16S rRNA (adenine(1518)-N(6)/adenine(1519)-N(6))-dimethyltransferase RsmA, which translates to MSLVRAKKHLGQHFLTDKNIASKIVESLRPEAKYTQVLEVGPGMGILSDFLLQKTDYQTYLIDIDTESYEFLQKKYPQLQERLINADFLEMDFGSVFDKPFAIIGNFPYNISSQILFKVLDNREQVVEVVGMFQKEVAERCNAKAGSKEYGILSVFLQAYYKVEYLFTVKAGVFNPPPKVLSAVIRLTRNATAQLNCDEKLFWQVVKAGFNQRRKTLRNALSALINKEAMATDTMLDLRAERLTVADFVELTNRITANR; encoded by the coding sequence ATGTCATTAGTACGAGCAAAAAAGCACCTTGGGCAGCACTTTCTTACCGATAAAAATATCGCATCTAAAATTGTGGAAAGCCTGCGCCCCGAAGCAAAATACACACAGGTTTTAGAGGTTGGCCCGGGTATGGGCATATTATCCGACTTCCTGCTGCAAAAAACCGATTACCAAACCTACCTGATTGATATTGATACCGAATCGTACGAGTTTTTGCAAAAGAAATACCCGCAGTTACAGGAACGCCTCATCAATGCCGATTTTTTAGAAATGGATTTCGGCAGTGTATTCGATAAGCCGTTTGCCATCATAGGTAACTTTCCTTACAATATATCTTCGCAAATACTTTTTAAGGTTTTAGATAACCGCGAGCAGGTAGTTGAGGTAGTAGGCATGTTTCAAAAAGAAGTGGCCGAACGCTGTAACGCCAAAGCAGGCAGCAAAGAGTATGGCATTTTGAGCGTATTTTTACAGGCATACTATAAAGTTGAATATCTATTTACAGTAAAGGCCGGGGTATTTAACCCGCCGCCTAAAGTACTATCGGCCGTAATAAGATTAACCCGTAATGCAACTGCACAACTCAACTGCGACGAAAAGCTGTTTTGGCAGGTTGTAAAAGCAGGTTTTAACCAGCGGCGTAAAACATTGCGCAATGCACTATCAGCCTTAATTAACAAAGAAGCTATGGCTACTGATACCATGCTCGACCTGCGTGCCGAACGCTTGACCGTAGCCGATTTTGTTGAATTGACTAACCGTATAACTGCCAACCGTTAA
- a CDS encoding NAD(P)-dependent oxidoreductase, with product MPNKSILIVDDLHPIFIEQVEELGYTCHYRPLIKRDEALEILGNYEGLVVRSKFRIDKPELDAATNLKFIARAGAGMDNIDEAYAVHKGITLINAPEGNSDAVGEHAVGLLLSLMNNLNRADAEVRAGLWNREENRGYELKGRTVGIIGYGHMGQSFARKLKGFEVNVIAYDKYKTGFSDEYAREVSMEEMVKHSDVLSLHAPLTPETNGLVNDEYLFHFRKPLFLLNTSRGKVVQTQAVLNAIKQGKVLGAGLDVLEVEKFPSLSEQQWFEEIRTNGKVILSPHVAGWTFESYRKISEVMAAKIKNLDIQTLK from the coding sequence ATGCCAAATAAAAGTATTCTTATAGTCGACGACCTTCACCCTATTTTTATTGAACAAGTAGAAGAATTAGGCTACACCTGCCATTATCGTCCGTTAATTAAGCGCGATGAGGCTTTAGAGATATTGGGTAATTATGAAGGGCTGGTTGTGCGCTCAAAATTCCGGATCGATAAACCCGAACTGGATGCGGCTACCAATCTTAAATTCATAGCCAGGGCAGGTGCCGGTATGGATAATATTGATGAGGCTTATGCCGTTCATAAAGGTATCACTTTAATAAACGCTCCTGAAGGTAACAGCGATGCCGTTGGCGAACATGCCGTAGGCCTGCTACTATCACTCATGAATAACCTTAACCGTGCCGATGCTGAGGTAAGAGCAGGTTTGTGGAACCGCGAAGAAAACCGGGGTTATGAACTAAAAGGGCGTACAGTAGGTATAATAGGTTATGGCCACATGGGGCAAAGCTTTGCCCGCAAACTTAAAGGCTTTGAGGTTAATGTAATTGCTTACGACAAATACAAAACCGGCTTTAGCGATGAATATGCCCGCGAGGTAAGCATGGAAGAAATGGTGAAGCACAGTGATGTGCTCAGCCTCCATGCCCCGCTCACCCCCGAAACAAATGGCTTGGTTAACGATGAGTATCTTTTCCATTTTCGTAAGCCTTTATTTTTGCTGAATACGTCGCGTGGCAAGGTGGTGCAAACCCAGGCTGTATTGAACGCCATTAAACAGGGCAAGGTTTTAGGCGCAGGACTTGATGTGCTGGAGGTTGAGAAGTTTCCGTCATTGAGTGAGCAACAATGGTTTGAGGAAATACGCACCAACGGCAAAGTTATATTAAGCCCGCACGTTGCCGGTTGGACATTTGAGTCGTACCGGAAAATAAGCGAGGTGATGGCAGCCAAAATAAAAAATTTGGATATTCAAACTTTAAAATAG
- the greA gene encoding transcription elongation factor GreA, which produces MAEVAYFTKEGLEKLKEELQQLKTTGRANIAKAIAEARDKGDLSENAEYDAAKEAQGLHETKIAKMEETLANGRLLDESKIDSSKVLALSIVTIKNTKNGAKMTYQLVAESEADLKAGKISVSSPIAKGLLGKKVGDKTEIQVPAGKIEFEVLEISR; this is translated from the coding sequence ATGGCAGAGGTTGCATACTTTACCAAAGAAGGTTTAGAAAAATTAAAAGAAGAATTACAACAGTTAAAAACTACTGGCCGTGCCAATATAGCTAAGGCAATTGCCGAGGCGCGTGATAAAGGCGACTTATCAGAGAATGCCGAGTATGATGCTGCCAAAGAGGCTCAGGGTTTACACGAAACCAAGATTGCCAAAATGGAAGAAACACTGGCAAACGGCCGTTTACTGGATGAATCGAAAATTGACTCATCAAAGGTATTAGCACTTTCAATTGTTACTATTAAAAATACCAAAAACGGCGCAAAGATGACCTACCAACTGGTAGCTGAAAGCGAGGCCGACTTAAAAGCGGGTAAAATTTCGGTGTCATCACCAATTGCCAAAGGCCTGTTAGGCAAAAAAGTAGGCGATAAAACCGAAATTCAGGTTCCGGCTGGCAAAATTGAATTTGAAGTATTGGAGATAAGCAGATAG
- a CDS encoding HIT family protein yields the protein MSIFSKIVAGEIPAHKVAESIDYLAFLDISPLTEGHVLVIPKKEVDYLFDLDDELYTGLQLFTKIVAEGIKKAIPCKRVGVAVIGLEVPHAHIHLIPVNHVDDVNFARPKLSFTEEELNATAEKIKAALREN from the coding sequence ATGAGCATCTTTTCAAAAATTGTAGCCGGAGAGATACCGGCGCATAAAGTGGCCGAGAGCATTGATTATTTGGCTTTTCTGGATATAAGTCCGCTAACTGAAGGGCATGTGCTGGTTATCCCCAAAAAAGAGGTTGATTACCTATTTGATTTGGATGATGAGTTATATACCGGACTGCAGTTGTTTACCAAAATAGTAGCCGAAGGCATTAAAAAAGCCATTCCATGTAAGAGAGTTGGTGTTGCGGTTATTGGTTTAGAGGTGCCTCACGCACACATACACCTTATACCCGTAAACCATGTGGATGATGTAAACTTTGCCCGCCCCAAACTTAGCTTCACTGAGGAAGAGTTAAATGCTACGGCTGAGAAGATCAAAGCTGCGCTGCGCGAGAATTAG